A part of Flavobacteriaceae bacterium GSB9 genomic DNA contains:
- the ruvB gene encoding Holliday junction branch migration DNA helicase RuvB — translation MNENLDPTNNNFSPEEIDVEKKLRPLSFEDFTGQNQVLENLQIFVQAANLRTEALDHTLFHGPPGLGKTTLAHILANELDVGIKVTSGPVLDKPGDLAGLLTNLEERDVLFIDEIHRLSPIVEEYLYSAMEDYKIDIMIETGPNARTVQINLNPFTLVGATTRSGLLTSPMRARFGIQSRLQYYNTELLTTIIQRSAGILNVPITMEAAVEIAGRSRGTPRIANALLRRVRDFAQIKGNGSIDIKISKFALEALNVDAHGLDEMDNKILTTIIEKFKGGPVGITTIATAVSESPETIEEVYEPFLIQQGFIMRTPRGREVTEQAYKHLGKIKGPTQGGLF, via the coding sequence ATGAACGAAAACCTTGATCCAACAAACAATAATTTTTCTCCAGAGGAAATCGATGTAGAGAAAAAATTAAGACCCTTGTCTTTTGAAGATTTTACAGGTCAAAATCAGGTATTGGAAAACCTACAGATTTTTGTTCAGGCTGCAAATTTACGTACCGAAGCACTCGATCACACATTGTTTCACGGTCCTCCTGGCCTTGGGAAAACAACTTTAGCACATATTTTAGCCAATGAGCTCGATGTAGGTATAAAAGTTACCTCAGGGCCTGTATTAGATAAACCTGGCGATTTGGCGGGCTTGTTAACTAACTTAGAAGAGCGTGATGTGCTTTTTATTGATGAAATACATCGATTAAGCCCTATTGTTGAAGAGTATCTCTACTCGGCTATGGAGGATTACAAAATTGATATTATGATCGAAACGGGACCCAATGCCCGTACGGTTCAAATAAATCTTAATCCGTTTACTTTGGTTGGTGCTACAACGCGATCGGGGCTATTAACTTCGCCCATGCGCGCGCGTTTCGGAATTCAAAGTAGGCTTCAGTATTACAACACAGAGTTGCTCACTACTATTATTCAAAGAAGTGCAGGGATTTTAAACGTTCCTATTACCATGGAAGCTGCAGTTGAAATAGCCGGCAGAAGTCGAGGTACACCTCGAATTGCCAATGCATTATTGCGCCGTGTTCGTGATTTTGCCCAGATAAAGGGTAATGGAAGTATTGATATAAAAATATCAAAATTCGCACTGGAAGCCCTAAATGTTGATGCCCATGGCCTGGATGAAATGGACAATAAAATCCTGACAACCATTATTGAAAAATTTAAAGGTGGCCCTGTTGGTATTACGACTATTGCCACAGCCGTTAGTGAGAGTCCAGAAACTATTGAAGAGGTTTATGAGCCTTTTTTAATCCAGCAAGGTTTCATTATGCGAACCCCACGTGGCCGTGAAGTGACTGAGCAAGCTTACAAACATCTTGGAAAAATAAAAGGGCCTACGCAAGGTGGATTGTTTTAA
- the queG gene encoding tRNA epoxyqueuosine(34) reductase QueG encodes MNQKSKHTQLIKSEAKRLGFLSCGVSKAQFLEDEAPRLEKWLNNNMNGKMQYMENHFDKRLDPTKLVEGSKSVVSLLLNYFPSERQNSESYKLSKYAYGTDYHFVIKDKLKSLLQFIQDEIGEVSGRAFVDSAPVLDKAWAAKSGLGWIGKHSNLLTQQVGSFYFIAELIIDLELEYDNPTTDHCGTCTACIDACPTEAILEPYVVDGSKCISYLTIELKDNIPTEFKGKMDDWMFGCDICQDVCPWNRFSKPHSEPLFNPHSELLGMSKKDWEEITEDTFSKVFKKSAVKRTKYAGLKRNIEFLRDY; translated from the coding sequence ATGAATCAAAAATCTAAACATACCCAACTCATCAAATCCGAAGCTAAACGTCTCGGTTTTTTGTCCTGTGGTGTCAGCAAAGCCCAATTTTTAGAAGACGAAGCCCCACGTTTGGAAAAATGGCTAAACAATAACATGAACGGCAAAATGCAGTACATGGAAAACCATTTTGATAAACGATTAGACCCTACAAAACTGGTAGAAGGCTCTAAAAGTGTGGTGTCGCTATTATTGAATTACTTTCCATCTGAAAGGCAAAATTCTGAAAGTTATAAACTCTCAAAATATGCTTATGGTACCGATTACCATTTTGTTATTAAAGATAAATTGAAATCACTCTTGCAGTTTATTCAAGATGAAATTGGTGAAGTCAGTGGTCGTGCTTTTGTTGATTCTGCACCGGTTTTAGATAAAGCTTGGGCGGCCAAAAGTGGTTTGGGCTGGATAGGTAAACACAGTAACTTGTTAACTCAGCAAGTCGGTTCGTTTTATTTTATTGCCGAACTCATTATTGATTTGGAATTGGAATATGACAACCCAACAACAGACCATTGCGGAACTTGTACAGCCTGTATTGATGCTTGTCCAACGGAAGCTATCTTAGAGCCATATGTTGTTGACGGGAGTAAGTGTATTTCCTATCTTACCATTGAGTTAAAAGATAATATCCCTACAGAATTTAAAGGAAAAATGGACGATTGGATGTTTGGCTGCGATATATGTCAAGATGTGTGCCCTTGGAACCGCTTTTCAAAACCTCATAGCGAACCATTATTCAACCCGCATTCCGAGTTATTGGGCATGAGTAAAAAGGACTGGGAAGAAATAACCGAAGATACTTTTAGTAAAGTTTTTAAAAAATCGGCTGTAAAGCGAACCAAATATGCAGGATTAAAGCGAAATATTGAATTTTTAAGGGATTATTAG
- a CDS encoding LacI family transcriptional regulator codes for MKEAVTLKQIAEKLGISVTAVSKALKDYPDISKKTKKLVRKTAKELNYKPNIFAVNLRTKKSMIIGLIIPEVVHHFFSNVIKGIVSQAKKKGYLVIILQSNESYELEKQQIDLLMSQRVDGILISLANETSNFSHLNDIIAQEKPLVMFDKIAKVVKCSKVIIDDRKAAYMATQHLINTGCKRIAHFRGSLLPQNSIDRFLGYKKALEDNNMVFDPSLVYLCECGDMSFEEGQNNAKRLLKEHDDVDGIFINTDLVAIGAITEFNKQGIKIPDEISIVGFSNWFMSSVISPSLTTIDQPGYQMGKIAFKQLYKEIKAVKKNKTIEHEVIKLETALIKRNSTKKETI; via the coding sequence ATGAAAGAAGCGGTAACCCTAAAACAAATTGCGGAAAAATTGGGTATTTCAGTAACTGCTGTATCGAAAGCTCTTAAAGACTATCCAGACATTAGCAAAAAAACAAAAAAACTTGTAAGGAAAACTGCTAAAGAACTCAACTACAAACCCAATATTTTTGCGGTTAATTTAAGGACCAAAAAATCAATGATAATTGGTTTGATTATTCCCGAGGTAGTTCATCACTTTTTTTCGAACGTTATAAAAGGCATTGTTTCTCAAGCTAAAAAAAAGGGATATCTGGTTATTATTTTACAGTCAAACGAATCGTACGAATTAGAAAAGCAACAAATTGATTTATTGATGAGCCAACGGGTAGATGGCATTTTAATTTCCTTAGCCAATGAAACTTCTAATTTTAGTCATTTAAATGATATTATAGCCCAGGAAAAGCCTTTGGTTATGTTTGATAAAATAGCCAAAGTTGTAAAATGCTCTAAAGTTATTATAGATGATAGAAAGGCTGCTTATATGGCTACCCAGCATCTAATAAATACTGGCTGCAAACGAATTGCACATTTTAGGGGTTCACTTCTGCCACAAAATTCAATCGATAGGTTTTTGGGTTATAAAAAAGCTTTAGAAGACAACAATATGGTTTTCGACCCCTCTTTAGTATATTTATGCGAGTGTGGCGACATGAGTTTTGAAGAGGGACAAAACAATGCAAAAAGGCTATTGAAAGAACACGATGATGTTGATGGGATTTTTATCAACACCGATTTAGTAGCCATTGGTGCGATAACTGAATTTAATAAACAAGGTATCAAAATACCCGACGAAATAAGTATTGTTGGGTTTAGCAATTGGTTTATGTCTTCGGTTATTTCTCCTTCCCTGACCACTATAGACCAACCGGGATACCAAATGGGTAAGATTGCATTTAAACAATTATACAAAGAGATTAAAGCCGTTAAAAAAAATAAAACTATCGAACATGAGGTTATAAAATTAGAAACAGCTTTGATAAAAAGAAATTCTACTAAAAAAGAAACCATCTAA